The following is a genomic window from Rhodothermales bacterium.
TTGCCTGGTCTGCACCACAAAATGGCACCACTACCGGCGTCTTCAAGGGCGGTCATCGTGCGCCGGAGTGGGCTACCTGGTCGGGGTCGCTGGGCGCGACTCACGATGACCGGCGAACATGTTCGGTCCGAACCGCTTCTCTGTATTTGCCACGACGAAAGCACCGATTCTAATCACTCTGGACGGCTTAAAGCGCACTGTTCGCAACGGCGTCGGTACGACGACCTCGTATCCAAGCTGCGCATTTGAGGGACCACATGATCCGGTCACCGATCGGGACATCCCCGTCACTATTTTGGGCGGCCACGACTACCTCACGAGCCTCCAATTTCACTTCATTGCCAGCGGGATTCAGGGTCTAGGTTGGAAGTTGCAATGTTCCATACCGACAGCATGAGGTTACAATCATGCAAACCGCCGTCAAATCACCCGTTACCTGTGCACTCGTCGCCCAGTTCGATCTGCACACGAAGCTCTTCAACAACGTACTGGACGGCCTGTCCGATCAGGAGGCGAACAGACGACCCGCCCGCGATATCAACAACATCAAGTGGCTTGCAG
Proteins encoded in this region:
- a CDS encoding DinB family protein, with the protein product MQTAVKSPVTCALVAQFDLHTKLFNNVLDGLSDQEANRRPARDINNIKWLA